The following proteins are co-located in the Malus sylvestris chromosome 13, drMalSylv7.2, whole genome shotgun sequence genome:
- the LOC126596558 gene encoding uncharacterized protein LOC126596558, which produces MLSTGLPFTRGRGEDRFYNPARARRAHQNQKAEQLCRAQSDVTPSPSPSLKGNPNREPENRTGSDEPPKPIAVPAFEPVVKPVVKPLSNLERFLRSISPSVPAQCLSKRTMRGLSTCDVEYQPYFVLGDLWESFKEWSAYGAGVPLILNDSDSVVQYYVPYLSGIQIYGHSAKLATKTRRPDEDSDSDFRDSSSDGSCDYETDRLKYLREQRNHQILSCEIPRMIERLSLREPHLPPHEDCSSDEGESINSQGCLLFEYFEGDLPYCREPLADKILDLAIHFPELKILRSCDILPTSWISVAWYPIYRIPTGPTLKDLDACFLTYHSLCTPMRGVQDDRAPVLTYPSDMDGAPKMSLPAFGLASYKFRGSLWTPSGGSERQLASSLLQAADDFLRRHQVNHPDFLFFSRR; this is translated from the exons ATGTTGAGTACTGGATTGCCGTTCACGCGCGGCCGAGGAGAGGATCGATTTTACAACCCGGCGAGAGCTCGTAGGGCCCACCAGAACCAGAAGGCGGAGCAACTTTGCAGAGCTCAGAGCGACGTCACGCCCAGCCCATCTCCTTCCTTGAAGGGTAACCCCAACCGGGAGCCGGAGAACCGGACCGGGTCTGATGAGCCGCCCAAGCCCATCGCCGTGCCTGCTTTTGAGCCCGTCGTGAAGCCCGTCGTGAAGCCCTTGAGTAATCTCGAGCGGTTCTTGCGATCGATCTCTCCGTCCGTCCCGGCCCAGTGCCTTTCCAAG AGGACGATGAGAGGATTGAGTACATGCGACGTGGAATATCAGCCATACTTTGTTCTTGGGGATTTATGGGAGTCCTTCAAGGAGTGGAGTGCTTATGGTGCAGGAGTGCCTCTGATTTTGAATGACAGTGACTCTGTAGTTCAGTACTACGTCCCTTACTTGTCCGGCATTCAAATATACGGCCACTCTGCGAAATTGGCAACGAAGACAAG GCGACCAGATGAGGACAGTGATAGTGATTTCAGGGATTCTAGCAGTGACGGTAGCTGTGATTACGAAACTGATAGACTAAAATATCTGAGGGAGCAGCGGAATCACCAGATTCTGTCTTGTGAAATTCCTCGTATGATAGAAAGATTATCTTTGAGAGAACCACATTTACCACCCCACGAAGACTGCTCCAGTGATGAGGGCGAATCTATaaattctcaaggttgcttacTGTTTGAGTATTTTGAAGGGGACCTTCCTTATTGCCGTGAGCCTTTAGCTGACAAG ATACTAGATCTTGCGATCCATTTTCCTGAGCTAAAGATACTAAGAAGCTGTGATATACTGCCAACCAGCTGGATATCTGTTGCATG GTATCCAATATATAGGATTCCAACAGGACCAACTTTAAAGGATCTTGATGCGTGCTTTCTAACGTACCATTCACTTTGTACACCTATGAGAG GTGTACAAGATGACCGGGCTCCTGTATTGACATATCCAAGTGACATGGACGGTGCCCCTAAGATGTCGTTACCCGCTTTTGGCCTTGCATCATACAAATTCAGAGGTTCCTTGTGGACGCCGAGTGGTGGATCTGAACGCCAGTTAGCCAGCTCTCTTTTGCAGGCCGCTGACGACTTTCTAAGAAGGCATCAGGTCAATCACCCAGATTTTCTGTTTTTTAGCCGTAGATGA
- the LOC126596963 gene encoding probable F-box protein At4g22060, whose translation MGRRRNKRRKKEKLMNVDWAELPQSILEIIFERLPLIDCISVSDVCRAWSNVIGQELSCWQRRGVPWLMMCGEKDRHARTCLSILQNQDWEMVLPQAIGRYCWGSYQDWLILVKDVDCFNLEISLLNPFSRKKTDLPKTWNFYHKMVLSALPSVENFVCMLVHGQHRELAFCVHGAQSWLKHRLDGEPFEDAVFSDGSYYLLSSDYNISQIKVTDVLAAIRTDDDCEIETGCHEVKMSEEQEDEQENYTVLKYLVESCGELLLVCRFYSTKPNAILETHDFKVYKLDFGQMAWKRVHDLGDQVLFLGKCCSRSVSSGELGVPMTNRIYFSNDHAAPWWNEWDSSHLYGIPARFDPDRRDWGVFKLGDDNQENFRFRGNTDCWAPIWFTAPQWWCCRNLALR comes from the coding sequence ATGGGTCGAAGGAGAAATAAAAGGCGGAAGAAGGAGAAGCTTATGAATGTGGATTGGGCAGAGCTGCCACAGAGTATACTTGAGATTATCTTTGAGCGACTGCCTCTGATTGATTGTATCTCTGTTAGTGATGTTTGCAGAGCTTGGAGCAACGTTATTGGACAGGAACTTTCTTGCTGGCAAAGGCGTGGTGTCCCGTGGCTCATGATGTGTGGTGAGAAAGACAGACATGCAAGGACTTGTCTTAGCATATTACAGAATCAAGATTGGGAGATGGTGCTTCCTCAGGCTATTGGAAGATACTGTTGGGGATCATATCAAGATTGGTTGATTCTAGTGAAAGATGTCGATTGTTTCAACCTTGAGATTAGCTTGTTGAATCCATTCTCTAGGAAGAAAACTGATCTTCCCAAAACATGGAATTTTTATCACAAGATGGTTCTCTCAGCACTTCCTTCTGTTGAAAACTTTGTTTGCATGCTTGTCCATGGTCAACACCGGGAGCTTGCATTTTGTGTCCACGGAGCTCAATCATGGCTTAAACATAGGCTAGATGGTGAACCGTTTGAGGATGCTGTCTTCTCAGATGGAAGTTACTATCTTCTAAGCAGTGATTATAACATTTCACAGATTAAGGTTACTGATGTGCTTGCTGCCATCAGAACAGATGATGATTGTGAGATAGAAACAGGTTGCCATGAAGTAAAAATGTCCGAGGAGCAGGAAGACGAGCAGGAAAATTACACTGTGCTGAAGTACCTTGTGGAATCTTGTGGAGAGCTTCTCCTTGTTTGTAGGTTTTATAGCACCAAACCCAATGCTATTCTTGAAACACACGATTTCAAAGTATATAAGCTGGATTTCGGCCAGATGGCATGGAAGAGGGTACATGATTTGGGGGATCAAGTACTATTTCTAGGAAAATGTTGTTCGCGATCTGTTTCTTCGGGTGAACTTGGTGTTCCAATGACAAACCGTATCTACTTCTCTAATGATCATGCTGCGCCGTGGTGGAATGAATGGGATTCTAGTCATCTTTATGGAATTCCAGCTCGTTTTGACCCAGACAGAAGGGATTGGGGTGTGTTCAAGCTTGGCGACGACAATCAAGAGAATTTTCGGTTCCGTGGCAATACAGACTGTTGGGCGCCTATTTGGTTCACTGCCCCCCAATGGTGGTGCTGTAGGAATCTGGCTCTTAGATGA